From Candidatus Amoebophilus asiaticus 5a2, the proteins below share one genomic window:
- a CDS encoding S1C family serine protease: MKTSIKMILLNTLLLIGINSPVVLAKEQFDTKIIEKAKKSVVTIHGQASLKAYEAFSNSWSGTGFIINKAKGYILTNAHIAGGAIIGTYHLFFHNGSRADAKLLYYDPWLDYAFMQIDPTLIPADVTEIKITAKNPVMDQPVFIIGNNEGKSFSIHTGTITGLYEIQGAMPQHSIRLSLNTKGGSSGSPVINQQGEAIALNYGGSDTFGIGLHPAYIRYAIDFIEKGKIPTRKHMGVFTETYSLNEAVKYRKFPANELQAYNKKFPEALGNAIQVSRTLVGSPADGKLMSGDVIWTVNKQLIGPRLSELDLIMNNSNSDTVVLGIYRSGEFQEITLSLYNLEDHKVKQMVSFGGTLFFKVDDPFSEKTGIPANTLTFSLIQGSNTFDNVFPYILTDYGKQVILKLLAFDKTPIVSFEQLIEAIPTFIQQKYFTISYINYLPYRPRFGSWWYNIGANYYMVDANYDINTPEPKIFTFDEKEMEWKSSPVLTN; the protein is encoded by the coding sequence ATGAAAACAAGTATAAAAATGATCCTATTAAACACATTGTTGCTAATAGGGATAAACAGCCCAGTTGTGCTTGCTAAAGAACAATTTGATACAAAGATTATTGAAAAAGCAAAAAAATCTGTTGTAACTATTCATGGGCAAGCTTCTTTAAAAGCTTACGAGGCTTTTTCTAATTCTTGGAGTGGGACTGGCTTTATTATTAACAAGGCTAAGGGGTATATACTTACTAATGCACATATTGCAGGTGGTGCAATAATAGGTACCTATCACTTGTTTTTTCATAATGGTAGCCGTGCTGATGCCAAACTTCTGTACTATGATCCTTGGCTAGATTATGCATTCATGCAAATAGACCCTACATTGATACCGGCTGATGTTACAGAAATTAAGATTACTGCAAAGAACCCGGTGATGGATCAGCCAGTTTTTATAATAGGTAATAATGAAGGGAAAAGCTTTTCTATCCATACAGGTACAATAACAGGACTATATGAAATACAGGGTGCTATGCCACAACATTCTATCCGGCTTAGCTTAAATACAAAAGGGGGGTCTAGCGGCTCACCTGTTATCAACCAACAAGGTGAAGCTATAGCACTTAACTATGGTGGTAGCGATACTTTTGGTATTGGATTACATCCTGCTTATATAAGATATGCTATCGATTTTATAGAAAAAGGCAAAATCCCTACTAGGAAACATATGGGCGTATTTACGGAAACCTATTCTTTGAATGAAGCAGTAAAGTATAGAAAGTTTCCTGCCAATGAGCTACAAGCTTATAATAAGAAATTTCCTGAAGCTCTAGGAAATGCTATACAGGTTAGTAGGACATTAGTTGGCTCTCCGGCTGATGGTAAGTTGATGTCAGGGGATGTTATCTGGACTGTGAATAAACAGTTAATAGGCCCTAGATTATCTGAATTAGATCTCATCATGAATAACTCTAATTCAGATACGGTTGTCTTAGGAATTTACAGAAGCGGTGAATTTCAAGAAATAACCTTGTCTCTTTATAATTTAGAAGATCATAAGGTGAAACAGATGGTTAGCTTCGGTGGAACACTCTTTTTTAAGGTAGACGACCCTTTTAGTGAGAAAACGGGCATACCAGCTAATACATTAACTTTTTCGCTTATACAAGGTAGTAATACGTTTGATAATGTATTCCCTTATATTTTGACTGACTATGGGAAACAGGTTATACTAAAACTCCTAGCATTTGACAAGACCCCTATTGTAAGCTTTGAACAACTGATAGAGGCAATACCTACATTTATTCAACAAAAGTATTTTACAATTAGTTATATCAACTATTTACCTTATAGACCTCGTTTTGGAAGCTGGTGGTATAACATAGGTGCCAATTATTACATGGTCGATGCGAACTACGATATAAATACGCCTGAACCTAAAATATTTACTTTTGACGAAAAGGAAATGGAGTGGAAAAGTAGTCCTGTTTTAACAAACTAA
- a CDS encoding NUDIX hydrolase, with translation MFCFAAALLNQATGDYLHGNAGCIVKNRNHILVVKLREIGKWDIPAGKPLPGESASDTAKRETWEEAGVKVQIVRLLYFIEDPEEGNLYIYEAVPFNKTLPLNTPLRKINDHQEQEILEARFLPLNELNQDNFRYPAILPKLIDLFHGINF, from the coding sequence ATTTTCTGTTTCGCAGCGGCTCTATTAAATCAAGCAACTGGCGATTACCTTCATGGTAATGCAGGTTGTATTGTAAAAAATAGAAACCATATTTTAGTAGTTAAACTGCGAGAAATAGGGAAATGGGATATTCCTGCAGGTAAGCCTTTGCCCGGGGAAAGTGCGTCAGACACAGCTAAACGTGAAACGTGGGAAGAAGCAGGTGTAAAAGTACAAATAGTACGCCTTTTATATTTTATAGAAGATCCTGAGGAGGGGAATTTATATATATATGAAGCCGTTCCTTTTAATAAGACACTACCTTTAAATACACCTTTGAGAAAAATAAACGATCATCAAGAACAAGAAATCTTGGAGGCTAGATTTTTACCTCTCAATGAGTTGAACCAAGATAACTTTCGTTACCCAGCCATACTACCTAAATTAATAGATTTGTTCCACGGCATTAACTTCTAA
- a CDS encoding sodium:solute symporter family protein, protein MNYFNTDAFIVYTFLVATLLIGCFAGRNIKDIKDYTLANRSYGTGILTITMLATYITGSQVIGYVGYVFERSILPFIATFFCGVVVCFLFIARYITPRIRYFEGCLTLAEVMGKLYGNKVRVWVGILGVCYCLIMVTLQIIWMSYIGELINIPKQLSILSGASFLLLYSARGGIRSVAITDVIQFIAISIIIAITINILIDQLNIKNVNISEVFLHIPENNLKFWQHPGLKDYFISCLQGLFPAFPLSFPFMQRMLMAKNKRQLANSQYLSIFYLGLFYMLLTWIRLMAICLKNLGDANMAQQSSKAFIYLIKSYFPVGLKGIVIIGLLAAVMSTADSFLQSAGVLMGYDVIQLLYKKNQQINILKISQYATFFLGIVALFIAISQQVLPRVQYGNIHWGKGINIVRDFVGVVFTIPLIAGIMGLKTDSNSFFISMLATFVTFLIGKLFLPDLWFMPVVIGVNAATFFGAHYIQNKRFVTVKRDTITLA, encoded by the coding sequence ATGAATTATTTTAATACAGACGCTTTTATCGTATATACTTTTTTAGTAGCAACACTACTGATAGGGTGTTTTGCAGGTAGGAATATTAAGGACATCAAAGATTATACACTTGCAAATAGGAGCTATGGGACTGGCATATTAACGATTACTATGTTAGCTACCTATATCACAGGATCCCAAGTTATAGGCTATGTAGGATACGTTTTTGAACGTAGTATATTACCATTTATTGCAACATTTTTCTGTGGTGTTGTTGTATGTTTTTTATTTATTGCCCGTTATATAACGCCTCGTATACGTTATTTTGAAGGGTGTTTAACACTAGCTGAAGTAATGGGAAAGCTATATGGTAACAAGGTACGTGTATGGGTTGGGATATTGGGGGTTTGTTATTGTTTGATTATGGTTACTTTACAAATCATTTGGATGAGTTATATTGGAGAGCTTATCAATATACCCAAGCAACTAAGTATTTTATCGGGAGCTTCATTTCTGTTACTTTACTCTGCTAGAGGAGGAATAAGGTCTGTAGCTATTACAGATGTAATTCAATTTATAGCTATAAGTATAATAATAGCTATAACGATCAATATTTTAATTGACCAGCTAAATATAAAAAATGTAAATATAAGTGAGGTATTCCTTCACATTCCAGAAAACAATTTAAAGTTCTGGCAACATCCAGGTTTAAAAGACTATTTTATTTCTTGTTTACAAGGCCTTTTCCCCGCTTTTCCTTTAAGTTTTCCATTTATGCAGCGTATGCTTATGGCAAAGAATAAGCGTCAGCTAGCAAACAGTCAATACTTAAGTATATTTTATCTAGGATTATTTTATATGTTACTTACCTGGATTAGACTAATGGCTATATGTTTAAAAAACCTGGGAGATGCTAATATGGCACAACAAAGCAGCAAAGCATTTATATATTTAATCAAAAGCTATTTCCCAGTGGGGCTTAAGGGTATAGTGATTATAGGCTTACTAGCTGCTGTTATGTCTACGGCAGACTCATTCTTGCAAAGCGCGGGAGTTCTTATGGGATATGATGTTATCCAATTGTTGTATAAGAAAAACCAACAGATCAATATTTTAAAAATAAGCCAGTATGCGACATTCTTTCTTGGCATTGTAGCATTATTTATTGCGATAAGCCAACAAGTGTTACCGCGTGTACAATATGGCAATATACATTGGGGTAAAGGAATAAATATAGTAAGAGATTTTGTTGGAGTTGTCTTTACTATTCCACTTATAGCTGGAATTATGGGCCTTAAAACAGACTCTAATTCTTTTTTTATCTCTATGCTTGCTACATTTGTTACTTTTCTTATAGGTAAGTTGTTTTTGCCTGACTTGTGGTTTATGCCTGTGGTTATCGGAGTCAATGCAGCCACATTCTTTGGGGCTCATTATATTCAGAATAAAAGATTTGTAACTGTAAAGCGAGACACTATTACTTTAGCTTAA
- a CDS encoding enoyl-CoA hydratase/isomerase family protein produces the protein MEKFKTLYTDLEEDILTITLNKPEKSNVLTTQTIHDLRSVIQKVYDDNTIRSVIITGAGEEAFSIGEDLNELQELSELNGRKFAENGQETFALIENCHKPILAAINGHALGSGLELALACHLRIASEEAEFGFPEVTRGIIPGFGGTQRLTYLLGKTTALELLITGDTFSASEAKEMGLVNHVVSYKEAVIKKSREILHKVMANAPLAIGALINCINAAYHPEEDGYQTEANAFANCCKSEDLTEGISAFLQKRTPNFKGE, from the coding sequence ATGGAAAAATTCAAGACATTATATACTGACTTAGAAGAAGACATTTTGACCATTACCCTTAATAAACCAGAAAAATCGAATGTATTAACCACGCAAACCATTCATGATCTGCGGTCGGTTATCCAGAAAGTATATGATGATAATACCATTAGAAGTGTTATCATAACCGGAGCAGGAGAAGAGGCCTTTAGTATAGGTGAAGATTTAAATGAGCTCCAAGAATTAAGCGAACTAAATGGTAGAAAGTTTGCTGAAAATGGCCAAGAAACATTTGCATTAATTGAAAATTGCCACAAACCTATACTAGCAGCCATCAATGGCCATGCATTAGGTAGTGGACTTGAATTAGCATTAGCTTGTCACCTAAGAATAGCTTCTGAAGAAGCTGAATTTGGTTTTCCAGAAGTAACTAGAGGTATCATTCCAGGGTTTGGAGGCACTCAACGGCTTACTTATCTACTTGGCAAAACAACAGCATTAGAGCTATTGATAACAGGAGACACTTTTTCTGCATCAGAAGCCAAAGAAATGGGATTGGTCAATCATGTCGTGAGTTATAAAGAAGCAGTTATCAAGAAGAGTAGAGAAATATTACATAAAGTCATGGCTAACGCACCATTAGCAATAGGTGCTTTGATCAATTGTATTAATGCTGCTTACCATCCTGAAGAAGATGGTTATCAAACTGAAGCCAACGCATTTGCAAACTGTTGTAAGTCAGAGGATCTTACAGAAGGCATTAGTGCTTTCTTACAAAAAAGAACACCTAATTTCAAAGGCGAATAG
- a CDS encoding IS1-like element ISCaa4 family transposase (programmed frameshift): MNCPRCNNTQSCKDGIVRGRQRYQCKSCRFPYTVSHKSDVKPVSTKRKALQLYLEGLGFRAIGRILNISYGTVYQWVKACGDQVSLPERQDQVDIVEMDEIHTYVGFKKVYCWIWIAVDRLSKRFISYVCGDRSTQTGLKLWERVKDIGKLYCSDYWKSYQQFIPKDKHRQSKSETYTVEGYNSLMRHYLARFKRKGKCYSKQVHMIEKSLNLLMAKLNNQLPILI; the protein is encoded by the exons ATGAATTGTCCTCGATGTAATAATACTCAAAGCTGTAAAGATGGAATTGTTAGAGGTAGACAGCGCTACCAGTGTAAAAGTTGCCGTTTCCCTTACACAGTTAGTCACAAATCAGATGTTAAACCTGTATCTACTAAGCGAAAAGCGTTGCAATTATACTTAGAAGGATTAGGATTTCGAGCTATAGGCCGTATACTCAACATAAGCTATGGAACAGTCTATCAATGGGTAAAAGCATGTGGAGATCAAGTAAGTTTACCAGAAAGACAAGATCAAGTAGATATAGTCGAGATGGATGAAATACACACATATGTGGGTT TCAAAAAAGTCTACTGCTGGATATGGATAGCTGTTGATAGATTGAGCAAGCGTTTTATATCATATGTGTGTGGAGATCGCTCGACACAAACCGGATTGAAGTTATGGGAGCGCGTCAAGGATATAGGCAAGCTGTATTGTAGTGATTATTGGAAAAGCTACCAGCAGTTTATTCCAAAAGATAAACACCGACAAAGCAAATCAGAAACTTATACAGTGGAAGGATATAATAGCTTAATGAGGCACTATTTAGCAAGATTTAAGCGTAAAGGAAAATGCTATAGCAAACAGGTGCACATGATAGAAAAATCGCTCAACCTGCTAATGGCCAAGCTAAATAATCAGCTGCCTATCTTAATTTAA
- a CDS encoding NADH-quinone oxidoreductase subunit N — protein MINLINISIADSIVNNYKSLSWILPALWIVGTFIANIIIQLIPRNHQQSVYQYLFTILGLLGTLYASIKIKQQILIQKEIILFNNLLQVDSWSTHMHILLISITLFIILILCFTNRPYKSTDYLGTYLLMILATLLGAYLLVISYHWLLVYLSIGCMTVGSTVLIYENGNRPTYILASTRYLIYSVVASAIMLVGLSYLYGSMGTLELYKFTSYNEAVYSILQFIWPIGFFLALSGLLMSIGSFPFQFWVGSVYQHTSFSTVAYLSTVPKLAGIAFLVRLHRIATQASPFIELPLKSLWACIAMATMVVGHLGALTTKDAKKLLAYGSIAQTGFLLAIMVTDMSVYTHITYYIIVYTIMNLASWFGLQMLSYHNINKNSSIEAYAGLGRQLTIGSMCFLIIMLALIGIPPTAGFSAKLIIFSHLWEIAQLSRSTLLTSLFITSIIGTVLALYYYLRLPYILFFKKAPQLKITSTIHPSMLLVVILLTILLLVLFFINRAVISY, from the coding sequence ATGATAAACCTGATCAATATTTCTATTGCAGATAGTATAGTCAATAACTATAAAAGCTTATCATGGATATTACCTGCATTATGGATAGTAGGGACATTTATAGCTAATATAATCATACAACTTATACCAAGAAACCATCAACAATCTGTTTATCAATACCTATTTACCATATTGGGCTTGCTTGGTACTTTATACGCTAGTATAAAAATTAAGCAACAAATACTTATCCAAAAAGAAATCATACTATTTAACAACCTACTGCAAGTTGACTCTTGGAGTACACATATGCATATACTTCTAATAAGTATTACTTTATTTATAATATTGATTCTTTGCTTTACCAACCGACCTTATAAATCTACTGACTATCTAGGAACCTATTTATTAATGATACTTGCCACACTTTTAGGGGCTTATTTGCTTGTTATATCCTACCACTGGCTATTAGTGTACTTAAGTATAGGCTGTATGACAGTAGGCTCTACCGTACTTATTTATGAGAATGGAAATCGACCAACTTATATATTAGCTAGTACACGCTACCTCATATACAGCGTTGTAGCAAGTGCAATTATGTTAGTTGGTTTATCTTATTTATATGGTAGCATGGGAACATTAGAACTTTACAAATTTACTAGTTACAATGAAGCAGTCTATTCTATTTTGCAATTCATTTGGCCAATAGGCTTCTTTTTAGCACTAAGTGGTTTGCTAATGAGTATAGGAAGCTTTCCCTTTCAATTTTGGGTAGGGAGCGTATATCAGCATACTTCTTTTAGCACAGTAGCCTATCTATCTACAGTACCTAAACTAGCAGGCATAGCATTTCTAGTAAGGTTACATAGAATAGCTACACAAGCATCACCTTTTATAGAGCTCCCCCTAAAAAGTTTGTGGGCGTGCATAGCTATGGCAACAATGGTAGTAGGCCATTTAGGTGCACTTACTACAAAAGATGCTAAAAAATTATTAGCATACGGGTCTATAGCACAAACAGGATTTCTATTAGCTATTATGGTAACTGATATGAGTGTCTATACACATATAACTTATTATATTATCGTGTATACTATCATGAATTTAGCTTCTTGGTTTGGACTACAGATGCTTAGCTATCATAATATTAACAAGAACTCATCTATTGAGGCTTACGCAGGATTAGGTCGCCAATTGACTATAGGCAGCATGTGTTTCTTAATAATTATGCTTGCACTGATAGGCATTCCTCCTACTGCTGGGTTCTCGGCGAAGCTAATTATATTTAGTCACTTATGGGAAATTGCACAATTATCTAGGAGCACCTTGCTCACCAGCCTATTCATAACAAGTATAATAGGAACTGTACTTGCTTTATATTATTACTTAAGACTTCCTTATATATTATTTTTTAAAAAAGCTCCTCAATTAAAAATAACATCTACCATCCATCCTTCTATGTTATTAGTAGTAATATTGCTAACTATATTACTATTAGTCTTATTCTTTATCAACAGAGCAGTGATAAGCTATTAA
- a CDS encoding DNA polymerase III subunit gamma/tau, producing MEKFVVSARKYRPSVFSHVLGQAHITTTLKNAIRTNHLAHAFLFCGPRGVGKTTCARILAKAINCQQLTADIEPCNACDSCKSFNQRTSFNIYELDAASNNSVEDVRSLVDQVRYPPQNGAYKIYIIDEVHMLSQAAFNAFLKTLEEPPSYAIFILATTEKHKVLPTILSRCQIFDFQRIKPEDIVQQLKNVSEQEHIPYDEEALHLISLKADGALRDALSMFDVIVSFGAGKLTYEATLENLHILDYSCYFKLTEAILQNDIKACLLIYDEIIQSGFDGLYFLEGLVAHFRSLLVAQDPQTLPLLEVAPSIQERYGMQAQQASPGFLLDALQLANQCALQYKESLNKRFHVELALIELASKMSTGHPKDSVLPNPGVTTVSNNPTIPIVSASKPTNASDRPSAAVNKTEATVVKDNKEADKVIEQVQEELPKTAVSVASKYDRKEEEITQQIKEERPNPAAGLAPNIVKKGVLQSTIKIPQLSHIKANIDQPKVVETVNTTTVMEASVEFTKEIVLVHWQAYTQQLKLAERMPAYNLLNQPIELENNTITIKFTNTVEERILADIKEELVNYLRNNLKHPAIDVKAVFTPTQSGPQRPYTAQERFRYLANKNPHLQTLKEQLQLEVVD from the coding sequence ATGGAAAAATTTGTTGTTTCAGCTAGAAAATATAGACCTAGTGTTTTTAGCCATGTATTAGGCCAAGCGCATATTACTACAACTCTTAAAAATGCTATACGTACTAATCATTTAGCACATGCATTTTTATTTTGTGGCCCTAGAGGAGTTGGAAAAACGACTTGTGCTAGGATTCTTGCGAAAGCCATCAACTGTCAACAGCTTACAGCAGATATAGAGCCTTGTAATGCTTGTGATTCTTGCAAAAGCTTTAATCAGCGTACTTCATTTAATATTTATGAGTTAGATGCAGCTTCTAATAATTCTGTAGAAGATGTAAGAAGCTTGGTAGACCAAGTACGCTACCCACCACAAAATGGTGCATACAAGATTTATATTATTGATGAGGTACATATGTTATCGCAGGCAGCTTTCAATGCTTTTTTAAAGACATTAGAAGAGCCCCCTAGCTATGCTATTTTTATTTTAGCGACTACAGAAAAGCATAAAGTACTTCCAACGATCCTTTCTAGATGTCAAATCTTTGACTTTCAGAGAATTAAGCCAGAAGATATTGTACAGCAGCTAAAAAATGTATCCGAGCAAGAGCATATCCCTTATGATGAAGAGGCTTTACACCTGATTAGTTTAAAGGCAGATGGAGCCTTGAGGGATGCACTGTCTATGTTTGATGTTATTGTAAGTTTTGGAGCAGGTAAGCTAACCTATGAGGCTACACTTGAGAACCTACATATCCTTGATTACAGTTGCTATTTTAAGCTTACTGAAGCGATTTTACAAAATGATATCAAAGCATGTTTACTCATATACGATGAAATTATTCAATCAGGATTTGATGGATTATACTTCTTAGAAGGCCTCGTAGCTCATTTTCGCAGTTTACTTGTTGCACAAGACCCGCAAACCCTACCTTTGTTAGAAGTAGCTCCAAGCATACAGGAAAGATATGGCATGCAAGCACAACAGGCTTCTCCAGGTTTTTTGTTGGACGCGCTCCAGCTGGCTAATCAATGTGCATTACAATATAAAGAGAGTTTAAACAAACGGTTTCATGTAGAACTTGCTTTAATAGAATTGGCTAGCAAAATGTCTACAGGGCATCCTAAAGATTCTGTTTTGCCTAATCCAGGAGTTACTACAGTTTCAAATAACCCAACCATACCTATAGTGTCAGCCAGCAAGCCTACCAACGCTAGCGACCGCCCATCAGCTGCAGTTAATAAAACTGAGGCTACGGTAGTAAAAGATAATAAGGAAGCAGACAAAGTAATAGAACAAGTTCAGGAAGAATTACCTAAGACTGCTGTTAGTGTAGCTTCAAAGTATGATAGGAAAGAGGAAGAAATAACGCAACAAATTAAAGAGGAACGGCCTAACCCTGCTGCTGGTTTAGCTCCAAATATTGTAAAAAAGGGAGTATTACAAAGTACCATTAAAATTCCTCAGTTATCTCATATTAAGGCCAATATTGATCAGCCTAAAGTAGTAGAAACCGTAAATACTACTACAGTAATGGAGGCAAGTGTTGAGTTTACAAAAGAAATAGTATTAGTACATTGGCAAGCTTATACGCAACAATTAAAGTTAGCCGAGAGGATGCCTGCTTATAATTTGCTTAACCAACCTATCGAGCTAGAAAATAATACTATTACAATTAAGTTTACAAATACTGTAGAAGAACGTATTCTAGCTGATATCAAAGAAGAGTTGGTCAATTATTTACGTAATAATCTAAAGCACCCGGCTATTGATGTTAAGGCGGTATTTACGCCAACCCAATCAGGTCCACAAAGACCGTATACGGCACAAGAAAGATTCCGTTATTTAGCTAACAAGAATCCACATCTTCAGACATTAAAAGAGCAACTTCAGTTAGAGGTGGTGGATTAG
- a CDS encoding DUF1016 N-terminal domain-containing protein — MLISESIIVDIKSIITKSKDNAIRAVGHQRTLMYWHIGKHIF, encoded by the coding sequence ATGCTTATAAGTGAGTCCATTATAGTTGATATTAAATCCATCATTACCAAATCAAAAGATAATGCTATTCGTGCCGTTGGCCATCAGCGTACTTTGATGTATTGGCATATTGGCAAGCATATTTTTTGA
- a CDS encoding DUF1016 N-terminal domain-containing protein has product MASIFFEEEQEGKGRADYGTYLIKYLSKQLQPEFGSGFSSRQLYLYRQFYFTFPIVRTIELKSIQSIIKI; this is encoded by the coding sequence TTGGCAAGCATATTTTTTGAAGAAGAACAAGAAGGAAAAGGTCGGGCAGATTATGGAACTTATCTCATCAAATATCTTTCCAAGCAGCTACAACCTGAATTTGGAAGTGGCTTTTCTTCCCGGCAATTATATCTATACAGGCAATTTTACTTTACATTTCCAATTGTGCGCACAATTGAGTTGAAGTCAATACAGTCTATTATTAAGATTTGA
- a CDS encoding PDDEXK nuclease domain-containing protein, which translates to MFYNRLLQCFIIIEIKTTKLTHQNIGQLQMYVNYYDRIGKLPHENATIGILLCASKNDAAVRFTLLEGQKQIFASQYELYLPTEQQLLEELNKELGNFKEKETEAITE; encoded by the coding sequence GTGTTTTATAATCGCTTATTACAGTGTTTTATTATTATAGAAATTAAGACAACTAAGCTTACACATCAGAATATTGGGCAGTTGCAAATGTATGTAAATTATTATGATAGGATAGGGAAATTGCCACACGAAAACGCTACTATTGGTATATTGCTTTGCGCTAGTAAAAATGATGCTGCCGTAAGGTTTACATTACTGGAAGGTCAAAAACAGATATTTGCCAGTCAATATGAACTTTATTTACCAACCGAACAACAGCTACTAGAGGAGTTAAACAAGGAGTTAGGAAATTTTAAGGAAAAGGAAACTGAAGCCATTACCGAATAA